In the genome of Populus alba chromosome 11, ASM523922v2, whole genome shotgun sequence, one region contains:
- the LOC118038339 gene encoding probable glutathione S-transferase parC yields MHGKVFSYKYGKRIRSCEIIMAEEVVLLGFWASPVAMRVKIALAEKEIDYVSREQNLFNKSSLLLEMNPVYKRIPVLIHEGKPICESLIIIQYIDEVWKHKAPLFPSDPCERAHARFWADYVDEHIYPNAQLLWARKGERQEAAKKSLIESFKALEGELGDKPYFGGASFGLIDIALIPFYSFFYAFETLGRFSMEEECPEIVAWAKRCSQRETVSKSVVLDQHKAYEFVLELMAWHGVK; encoded by the exons ATGCATGGGAAAGTATTCAGTTATAAATATGGAAAGCGAATAAGAAGTTGTGAGATAATAATGGCAGAAGAAGTGGTATTACTGGGTTTTTGGGCTAGTCCTGTTGCAATGAGGGTGAAAATTGCTCTGGCAGAGAAGGAAATAGATTATGTGTCCCGAGAACAGAATTTGTTCAACAAGAGTTCTTTGCTTCTAGAGATGAACCCTGTTTACAAGAGAATCCCTGTTTTGATCCATGAAGGAAAGCCGATTTGTGAATCACTCATCATAATTCAATATATCGATGAAGTTTGGAAACACAAAGCTCCTTTATTTCCCTCCGATCCCTGTGAGAGGGCTCATGCTAGGTTCTGGGCTGACTATGTGGATGAACAT ATTTACCCAAACGCACAGTTGTTATGGGCAAGAAAAGGTGAACGCCAAGAAGCAGCGAAGAAGAGTCTCATAGAAAGCTTCAAAGCATTGGAAGGAGAGCTTGGAGACAAGCCCTACTTTGGGGGTGCCAGTTTTGGTCTGATAGACATTGCACTTATTCCCTTCTACAGCTTTTTCTACGCATTTGAGACCCTCGGAAGATTTTCCATGGAAGAGGAGTGCCCCGAGATTGTGGCATGGGCTAAGAGATGCTCGCAAAGGGAAACTGTTTCAAAGTCAGTAGTGCTCGACCAGCACAAAGcttatgaatttgttttggaGCTCATGGCGTGGCATGGGGTTAAGTGA